A genomic segment from Dethiosulfovibrio russensis encodes:
- a CDS encoding MFS transporter yields the protein MKEKKRSILAWCLYDVGNSAFATTIMAVIYPIYFQQVAASTLSPSSATAYWGYASSLGLLIGAFLAPFLGTFADIRSIRKKIVAIFTVLGALSALAMGSVGSGDWKIALFLLVLGSVGFSGSAICYDSLLPHIAPLDKMDEISTRGYAMGYLGGGTVLALNLGLMAIFPGALGARLSFVSVGLWWTAFTIPLMVAVPEPRRAFPGGSEKMGTFASLAKTFREIREYRDAFVFLLAFWLYNDGIGTVIRMSAIFGAQVGIDRKSLVMALLTTQFIGIPFSLLFGRIAKKVGSKKSLYGALSWYLLIAVGAYWMKTSLHFWILAISVGMVQGGAQAISRSIYASMLPPERSAEFFGFYDISSKFAGIAGPAAFGIITQLTGSPRLAVLAIGSTFIIGLFLLSFVDVDRGRQKGIMRRPYQY from the coding sequence ATGAAAGAAAAAAAACGTTCCATCCTAGCATGGTGCCTTTACGACGTAGGCAATTCCGCATTCGCCACGACTATAATGGCAGTTATATACCCGATATACTTCCAACAGGTAGCGGCATCCACGCTATCTCCGTCGTCTGCCACAGCTTATTGGGGATATGCGTCCTCTCTAGGCCTCCTTATAGGGGCTTTTCTAGCCCCTTTTCTGGGAACCTTCGCCGATATCAGGTCCATAAGGAAGAAGATCGTCGCCATATTCACAGTGTTAGGAGCTCTCTCGGCATTAGCGATGGGGTCGGTAGGATCCGGAGATTGGAAGATAGCTCTTTTCCTCTTGGTCTTAGGCTCCGTAGGGTTTTCGGGTTCCGCCATATGTTACGATTCTCTTTTGCCCCACATAGCCCCCCTCGACAAAATGGACGAGATATCCACCAGAGGGTACGCTATGGGATACCTGGGAGGAGGAACCGTCCTAGCCCTCAATTTGGGCCTAATGGCTATCTTTCCCGGGGCACTGGGAGCAAGGCTTTCCTTCGTCTCCGTAGGTCTCTGGTGGACTGCCTTCACCATCCCTCTGATGGTGGCAGTTCCGGAACCTCGAAGGGCGTTCCCCGGTGGTTCGGAGAAAATGGGAACCTTCGCTTCCCTGGCTAAGACATTTCGGGAGATCAGAGAGTACAGGGACGCATTCGTTTTTCTGCTTGCCTTCTGGTTATACAACGACGGTATAGGGACGGTAATAAGGATGTCCGCCATATTCGGAGCCCAGGTAGGCATTGACCGAAAATCACTGGTCATGGCGCTGTTGACCACCCAGTTCATAGGCATTCCCTTCTCACTGCTCTTCGGAAGAATAGCAAAAAAGGTAGGCAGCAAGAAAAGCCTGTATGGAGCGTTATCGTGGTATCTGCTGATAGCAGTAGGAGCCTACTGGATGAAGACTTCCCTGCATTTCTGGATACTAGCCATATCGGTGGGAATGGTACAGGGTGGAGCCCAGGCCATCAGCAGAAGCATATATGCATCGATGCTACCTCCGGAAAGAAGCGCCGAGTTCTTCGGCTTTTACGACATATCGAGCAAATTCGCCGGCATCGCCGGTCCGGCAGCTTTCGGAATAATAACCCAGCTGACCGGATCCCCGAGGCTGGCGGTTTTAGCCATCGGAAGCACCTTCATAATCGGACTTTTCCTTCTATCCTTCGTCGACGTGGACAGGGGCAGACAAAAGGGTATAATGAGACGGCCTTATCAGTATTAA
- a CDS encoding deoxycytidylate deaminase, with protein MMKHIRPDWDTYFIKIAQVVSDRSTCLRRRYGAVLVKDHVIISTGYNGACRGEPNCVDVGICRREALKIPKGERYELCVAVHAEQNAIINGDPEKMVGGTIYIAGVNASDGTLANGEPCMLCRRMIKNARIERVVFQNTDGTISSVAVEDMKEPSFKKDVE; from the coding sequence ATGATGAAACACATACGTCCCGACTGGGACACTTATTTTATCAAAATAGCTCAGGTGGTGTCGGATAGATCTACCTGTCTCAGGCGTCGTTACGGCGCCGTCTTGGTAAAGGATCACGTTATAATAAGCACCGGTTATAACGGGGCCTGTCGAGGAGAACCTAACTGCGTCGATGTTGGAATATGTCGCAGAGAGGCTTTGAAAATCCCTAAAGGAGAGAGGTACGAGCTCTGTGTTGCAGTTCACGCGGAGCAAAACGCTATAATAAACGGAGATCCAGAGAAGATGGTCGGTGGAACCATATACATAGCGGGGGTTAACGCCTCCGATGGGACGCTGGCCAATGGAGAACCATGTATGTTGTGTCGCAGGATGATAAAAAACGCCAGAATTGAGAGGGTGGTATTCCAGAATACGGACGGTACTATCTCTTCCGTCGCTGTAGAGGATATGAAGGAGCCGTCCTTCAAAAAAGACGTCGAATAG
- a CDS encoding HDIG domain-containing metalloprotein has translation MTVTRENAWELLKEYNEDEGHLRHALAVEACMRYFASKSGEDEDIWGLAGLVHDLDWERVSEKEPENHTKLAAAVLEEKGYSEEVIRAVQAHGWGICSDVEPLSEMEKTLYSVDELTGLVMTTALVRPSRSLSDLSVKSVKKKWKDKRFAAGVDRELIERGAAMMGIELTDLIDGVIQAMRPIEKDLGLGAS, from the coding sequence ATGACCGTAACCAGAGAAAATGCGTGGGAGCTCTTGAAGGAGTATAACGAGGACGAGGGACATCTCAGACATGCCCTGGCTGTGGAGGCCTGTATGAGATATTTTGCCTCTAAGTCGGGAGAGGATGAGGATATCTGGGGGCTTGCCGGGCTCGTTCACGACCTTGATTGGGAAAGGGTTTCAGAAAAGGAGCCGGAAAACCATACCAAGTTAGCCGCCGCTGTTCTGGAGGAGAAGGGGTACTCTGAGGAGGTGATCAGGGCTGTTCAAGCTCACGGTTGGGGAATCTGTTCCGACGTGGAGCCTCTGTCCGAGATGGAAAAAACTCTCTACTCCGTGGACGAGTTGACCGGTTTGGTCATGACCACGGCTTTGGTGAGACCGAGTCGATCTCTTTCGGATCTTTCAGTGAAGTCTGTGAAGAAGAAATGGAAGGATAAGAGATTCGCCGCAGGGGTGGACAGAGAGCTCATAGAGAGAGGAGCCGCCATGATGGGAATCGAGCTGACCGACCTGATAGATGGGGTTATACAGGCCATGAGGCCTATAGAAAAAGATCTGGGGCTTGGCGCCTCTTAA
- a CDS encoding response regulator transcription factor, translating to MEKITVVLADDHPLTRQGLKAYLARESGVELVGEASDGKEAWEMIEELRPRVALLDIRMPVEDGISLARKIKDAGLPVAPVMLTSYDSQQYVLASLRAGAKGFLLKTTSPEALAKALQTVVSGGLYLDSEVASAMGEVPQMEDLSPREREVLLFAARGLSSKEVASQLFISERTVQTHLASIYDKLGAHNKTEAMLLALKYGLLTLEELIE from the coding sequence GTGGAAAAGATCACAGTTGTACTGGCGGACGATCATCCTTTGACCAGGCAGGGATTGAAGGCCTATTTGGCCAGAGAGAGCGGTGTGGAGCTGGTCGGAGAGGCTTCAGATGGCAAAGAGGCCTGGGAAATGATAGAGGAACTTCGTCCTAGAGTGGCTTTGTTGGATATCCGTATGCCGGTGGAGGACGGAATCTCCTTGGCTAGAAAGATAAAGGATGCCGGTCTTCCTGTCGCTCCCGTGATGCTGACGTCTTACGATTCTCAGCAGTATGTTCTGGCATCCCTGAGGGCTGGAGCCAAGGGCTTTCTCCTGAAGACAACATCGCCGGAAGCATTGGCCAAGGCGCTTCAGACGGTGGTATCCGGTGGCCTTTATCTCGATAGTGAGGTCGCTTCCGCCATGGGAGAGGTCCCTCAGATGGAGGACCTTTCGCCGAGAGAGAGGGAGGTTTTGCTCTTTGCTGCCAGAGGACTTTCCAGCAAAGAGGTAGCGTCTCAGCTTTTCATAAGCGAGAGGACCGTACAGACTCATCTGGCCTCCATCTACGATAAATTAGGGGCACACAATAAGACGGAGGCCATGTTATTAGCTTTGAAGTACGGCCTTTTGACCTTGGAGGAGTTGATAGAATGA
- a CDS encoding sensor histidine kinase, translating to MIRRGMPIRWSLSAIFLIAVLLPTAAVLVTAGIGIVHHDRAMKRVMASYVENLADNVASRVDLEDSKWVLPTPMVELLRQLQVFSWGPSLPGWVVVVDGDGKILLASPGAEVTFKRLWRKDVPIGRAVELMDDRGDRYTVAVYPAASTFVVAAVAWNQLMGPMVQASRLWSILIGAVIVASVISGVMLWRWAIGPIKGLSDELTDLKWGCEVPVADDSRSTIWEVRHLRTVLCRLSRAARERVELWNRYLQDVVRVQESEKSRIARDIHDGPVQEVTALIQRIRLASLDPVEKREDHLRLAEDIGKETIRQLREMCNQLSPPWLDLGMKHALDELSDRLSRHLGLFVQLDISDDVEEDPDVILAFFRIIQEAIHNSSRHGGAKNVDIEISGDEENTYLSIKDDGSGFQWPEDFELLRSTGHRGLLNMRERIELIGGSMRAETSPGEGCSLFFTVPVIGRT from the coding sequence ATGATCCGAAGGGGCATGCCTATAAGATGGAGTCTTTCCGCTATATTTCTGATAGCAGTGCTCCTTCCGACAGCTGCTGTATTGGTCACAGCCGGAATAGGTATAGTCCATCACGATAGGGCGATGAAGAGGGTTATGGCTTCTTACGTGGAGAATTTAGCCGATAACGTGGCTTCCAGAGTTGATCTAGAAGATTCCAAGTGGGTTTTGCCCACTCCGATGGTAGAGCTTTTACGGCAGCTTCAGGTCTTTTCCTGGGGGCCTTCATTGCCGGGATGGGTGGTCGTGGTAGACGGAGATGGCAAGATCCTGTTGGCCTCTCCAGGAGCGGAGGTCACCTTCAAACGGCTTTGGCGGAAGGACGTTCCAATAGGCAGAGCAGTCGAGCTCATGGACGATAGGGGTGATCGCTACACAGTGGCGGTGTATCCCGCCGCGTCTACCTTCGTCGTAGCGGCGGTCGCCTGGAATCAGCTGATGGGGCCTATGGTACAGGCATCCAGGCTCTGGTCCATCCTGATAGGGGCGGTGATAGTTGCGTCGGTGATATCCGGAGTTATGTTATGGCGGTGGGCCATAGGCCCTATAAAGGGACTTTCTGACGAGCTTACCGATCTCAAATGGGGATGCGAGGTCCCTGTCGCCGATGACAGCCGAAGCACAATCTGGGAGGTTCGCCATCTCAGAACGGTACTCTGTCGTCTTTCCAGAGCCGCCCGGGAAAGGGTCGAGCTTTGGAATCGTTATCTTCAGGATGTCGTGAGGGTTCAGGAAAGCGAAAAATCTCGGATAGCCAGGGATATACACGATGGGCCAGTTCAGGAGGTCACGGCCCTTATACAGAGGATAAGGCTCGCCTCTCTCGATCCTGTCGAGAAAAGAGAGGATCATCTTCGTCTTGCCGAGGACATCGGTAAGGAAACCATAAGACAGCTTAGGGAGATGTGCAATCAACTATCCCCTCCATGGCTTGATCTCGGTATGAAACATGCGTTAGACGAATTGTCCGACAGGCTTTCGAGACATCTGGGGTTGTTCGTCCAGCTCGACATATCCGACGACGTCGAGGAAGACCCCGACGTGATCCTGGCTTTTTTCAGGATCATACAGGAGGCCATCCATAATTCTTCCAGACATGGAGGGGCTAAGAACGTCGATATAGAGATATCAGGGGACGAAGAAAACACCTATCTCTCAATAAAGGACGATGGTTCGGGGTTTCAGTGGCCGGAGGATTTTGAGTTGCTTCGTTCGACTGGGCATCGAGGCTTGTTGAATATGAGGGAAAGGATAGAGTTGATAGGTGGTTCGATGAGAGCGGAGACCTCGCCGGGTGAAGGGTGTTCTCTTTTTTTCACCGTTCCTGTAATCGGTCGAACGTGA
- a CDS encoding MBL fold metallo-hydrolase RNA specificity domain-containing protein, which produces MRLKVLGAAEEVTGSSYMLEVAERRILIDCGLHQGRNEEERNREPFHFDPLSLDVVLLTHAHIDHTGRVPLLVKQGFSGKVMSTLPTVELTEVLWRDSARLMKEEAEWKTKKNARKGLPAVEPLFEDEDVSEALSLLAPVTYDDKIELFPEVFVRFRDAGHIMGSAILEIWVTEKEETVKIVFSGDLGPQKTVMERTPAVITGADYVVIESTYGDREHKTNEESRDEFQTLMRQILAKKAKVFIPTFVVDRAQRVAYELMLIQDQGLGKDIPIYFDSPMGVKATKIYEDHLDLCSSEIQEYRHKGNHPFSPERLTYVSSVEDSQAINDVDHAIVLAGSGMCNGGRIVHHLKHGIWNPENHVVFVGYQAVGTLGRRLVEGQKKLRIAGEDVTVRAQLHTINGFSAHADRRDLLKWADNFSDNSPTFLVTHGEPKSANALADGLTEKGFQAIVPSVDQEFELSPNKREREERIVLSTPQRDVSSYVELARALDDIAAITGRLTETASKINDIDQTLPMLKSVKILLETVSNKSKC; this is translated from the coding sequence ATGAGGTTGAAAGTCTTGGGAGCTGCCGAAGAGGTTACAGGGTCCAGCTATATGCTGGAGGTCGCCGAACGTAGGATTCTCATCGACTGTGGACTTCATCAGGGCAGAAACGAGGAAGAGAGAAACAGAGAGCCCTTTCACTTCGACCCCCTGTCCTTGGATGTCGTTCTTTTGACCCACGCTCACATAGACCATACAGGAAGGGTCCCTCTTTTGGTCAAACAGGGATTCTCCGGCAAGGTCATGTCAACCTTGCCCACAGTGGAGCTTACCGAGGTCCTGTGGCGGGATTCTGCCCGCCTCATGAAAGAAGAGGCCGAGTGGAAGACCAAGAAGAACGCTCGCAAGGGACTTCCCGCGGTGGAGCCTCTTTTCGAGGACGAGGACGTCTCCGAGGCGTTGAGCCTTTTGGCGCCGGTTACATATGACGACAAAATAGAGCTGTTCCCCGAGGTGTTCGTCAGGTTCAGAGACGCAGGACATATAATGGGAAGTGCCATACTCGAGATATGGGTGACCGAGAAAGAGGAGACGGTGAAAATAGTCTTCAGCGGTGATCTCGGCCCTCAGAAGACCGTGATGGAGAGGACCCCAGCTGTGATAACCGGGGCCGACTATGTCGTAATAGAGTCCACTTACGGCGACAGGGAGCATAAGACTAACGAGGAAAGCCGCGATGAGTTCCAGACTCTCATGAGACAGATACTCGCCAAGAAGGCGAAGGTCTTTATTCCCACCTTCGTCGTGGACAGGGCGCAGAGGGTGGCCTACGAACTGATGCTCATTCAGGATCAGGGGCTCGGTAAGGACATTCCCATATACTTCGATTCACCTATGGGAGTAAAGGCCACGAAGATATACGAGGATCATCTCGATCTCTGTTCCAGCGAGATACAGGAATATCGTCATAAGGGGAACCATCCTTTTTCACCGGAAAGGTTGACCTACGTCTCCTCCGTCGAGGACTCTCAGGCCATAAACGACGTGGATCACGCCATAGTCCTTGCTGGAAGCGGTATGTGCAACGGTGGCAGAATAGTTCATCATCTGAAACACGGTATATGGAATCCTGAAAATCACGTGGTTTTCGTAGGCTATCAGGCGGTGGGGACCCTGGGACGCCGTCTGGTGGAGGGGCAGAAAAAGCTCCGTATCGCAGGAGAGGACGTTACCGTTAGGGCTCAGCTGCATACCATAAACGGTTTCTCCGCTCACGCAGATCGCAGGGATCTCCTTAAGTGGGCGGATAACTTCTCCGATAACTCTCCCACTTTTTTGGTCACCCATGGAGAACCTAAATCGGCCAACGCTCTCGCCGATGGACTGACGGAAAAGGGGTTTCAGGCTATAGTTCCATCGGTTGACCAAGAGTTCGAACTTAGCCCCAACAAGCGTGAAAGGGAGGAGAGGATAGTTTTATCCACCCCTCAGAGAGACGTCTCTTCCTACGTGGAGTTGGCCAGAGCTTTGGACGATATAGCTGCCATAACCGGTCGACTGACCGAGACAGCCTCCAAGATCAACGATATAGACCAGACCCTTCCAATGCTTAAGTCCGTCAAGATCCTGCTGGAAACGGTCTCGAATAAGTCGAAGTGCTGA